In Rhodobacteraceae bacterium LMO-JJ12, a single window of DNA contains:
- a CDS encoding MoxR family ATPase yields MKFEGTSSYVATEDLKIAVNAAVTLERPLLVKGEPGTGKTELARQVAEALGLRMIEWNIKSTTKAQQGLYEYDAVSRLRDSQLGEERVHDVRNYIKRGKLWDAFDADEKVVLLIDEIDKADIEFPNDLLQELDKMEFHVYETGETIKAKHRPVMIITSNNEKELPDAFLRRCFFHYIRFPDTDTMRAIVDVHHPGIKEQLLSTALTQFYELRETPGLKKKPSTSEVLDWLKLLLAEDLTAEDLKRDGANALPKLHGALLKNEQDVHLFERLAFMARSKR; encoded by the coding sequence ATGAAATTCGAAGGCACCTCAAGCTACGTGGCAACCGAGGATCTCAAGATTGCAGTGAATGCCGCCGTGACACTGGAACGCCCGCTGCTGGTCAAGGGCGAGCCGGGCACCGGCAAGACCGAACTGGCCCGACAGGTCGCCGAGGCCCTGGGCCTTCGGATGATCGAGTGGAACATCAAATCGACGACCAAGGCCCAACAGGGCTTGTATGAATACGACGCCGTCAGCCGCCTGCGCGACAGCCAGCTTGGCGAAGAACGCGTGCATGACGTTCGAAACTACATCAAGCGCGGCAAACTCTGGGATGCGTTTGACGCCGACGAGAAGGTAGTCTTGCTGATCGACGAAATCGACAAGGCCGATATCGAGTTCCCCAACGACCTGCTTCAGGAACTCGACAAGATGGAGTTTCACGTCTACGAGACCGGCGAAACCATCAAGGCCAAGCATCGCCCGGTGATGATCATCACCTCGAACAACGAAAAAGAGCTGCCCGACGCCTTCCTGCGTCGCTGCTTCTTCCACTACATCCGCTTCCCCGATACCGACACGATGCGCGCCATCGTCGATGTGCATCACCCTGGCATCAAGGAACAACTTCTCAGCACCGCGCTGACCCAGTTCTACGAGCTGCGCGAAACACCCGGGCTCAAGAAGAAACCCTCAACCTCCGAAGTGCTCGACTGGCTCAAGCTTTTGCTGGCCGAGGATCTCACCGCCGAAGACCTCAAGCGCGACGGCGCCAATGCCCTTCCCAAACTGCATGGCGCCTTGCTCAAGAACGAACAGGACGTGCATCTGTTCGAGCGCCTGGCCTTCATGGCCCGCTCCAAACGATAA